From the Bremerella alba genome, one window contains:
- a CDS encoding ECF-type sigma factor, with protein MQAGSVTNWINKLKDGAEGEIQQQVWNRYFEQLVRIARARIHRDYCRVEDEEDVVLSAFTSFFGRVKEGQYPKLNDRTELWPLLVTMTLHKAHDLHRRQGAQKRDARRVVSASSNEEDGKWIDQFAGQQASPEIAVQAAEEAKRMLDALNKEPLKRVARLKLEGYTNVEIAEKEGVMVRSIERRLVLIRQTWTELADAEASGVA; from the coding sequence ATGCAGGCGGGTTCCGTAACTAATTGGATCAACAAACTGAAAGACGGTGCCGAGGGAGAGATTCAGCAACAAGTTTGGAACCGGTATTTCGAACAGCTTGTACGGATTGCCCGGGCACGTATACATCGCGACTACTGTCGTGTCGAGGACGAAGAAGACGTGGTACTGAGTGCGTTTACCAGCTTTTTCGGTCGGGTGAAGGAAGGACAATATCCCAAATTAAACGACCGAACCGAGCTCTGGCCGCTGCTTGTCACCATGACACTTCACAAGGCACATGATCTTCACCGGAGGCAAGGTGCCCAGAAGCGAGACGCTCGTCGCGTAGTATCCGCAAGCAGCAACGAGGAAGACGGCAAATGGATCGATCAGTTCGCCGGACAGCAAGCGTCGCCTGAAATAGCTGTACAAGCAGCAGAAGAGGCCAAAAGAATGCTTGACGCGTTAAATAAAGAGCCACTTAAAAGAGTAGCCAGATTGAAACTGGAAGGCTATACCAACGTCGAAATTGCTGAAAAAGAGGGCGTGATGGTGCGGAGCATTGAACGTCGCCTGGTTTTGATCCGGCAAACATGGACGGAATTGGCCGATGCCGAGGCTTCTGGTGTGGCATGA